A window of Phragmites australis chromosome 2, lpPhrAust1.1, whole genome shotgun sequence genomic DNA:
tagtttgtggatGCTTCATTTATCCCTTCTAACTCCTTTGATTTTTCACAAGAATAGAGTTAGAGTGTTTTGATGTTCCATCATATAAATTTGTGCACACATTTGTGCTGGGTCCTAGATGTAGAGCATCCATTATGTGTCTTTCAATATGAGGTTCAATTTCATTTACTAATTTAGAAGATATCTTCTTTTGCTTCTGCAGCTACTTTAAGAAGCAATATTTGTGACTAGATTTCTCCCCTCTCATTTTCATTTTGAGAGATGAGTAGTTATATGAGGTACATCCATTCTTTTTGGTGCATTGTACCATAGAGATATGAAATTTCGTGACACCCTTGTGATCAATAAATGTATTTGGCAAATTTTTGGAAAGTGTTGCAAATTTATAATTCTTTGAACTTCATGTCCAGATTTTTTAGTGTGTGGATCTAATGACTAAAGTCATTCTTTGTGGTACATATCTCCCCATAATGCCAGAAAATTGttctcatcaaaatataatcagtGTACTGGGCTATGACTAAGTACCCAGTTAGATGCTTGAGGTATTTTATGATTGATGGAGAATTATACCTCACATAGACCCCTAATTTCCTCTGGGGGCTCATTGATATATGATATGGTGGTGATGTCAGTACGTATAGAGCCCAACTGAATTGTCACAGATAGAAAATATTTGGTTGATTTTCACATACTAACTACAATGGAGAAGTTGTATGATATGCAAATTGTTGGATTTAGATCAAATCTACGGTGTGTATTACCCTGTGATTCCAACAATAGGTTGGTAAATTCCAATTCTGTTAGGAGTGGTCATATAATTAATTTATATCTCCTGGTAAGAGATTCAGCGAGACAATTATGAGTGTGGACATGAGATACTAAATGCTCCATATTGATACCTAGAGcaatacaataatcattgaatgCCCGTGAAGTAAATTCCTCAGCATTATCCATTTGAATGAATTTTATCCTATGATCAGGATAATTTGCtcttaatttgataatttgagcaattaatTCGATGATGTGAAATAGACATATTGTAGTGATGTACTCGAAAGATTCAATGGAAGGAAAAGGCCCaaacattttaaaaaatgaTCTGTAAAGTGTGAAAGGTGTAATTATACCTCAAACAAGTTGATACTACTAAATGTTTTCTCATATAGGTTTGTCATCTACAGCATATCATAACAATGTATGTCACAATCATTTTGCAAGGAATAAGTTAAAGGGCATTGAAGAGTGCAATGTGTATACAGAAATTTTAGTTTAGAATTCCAGTTTTCAGTCAGATGGACCATTCTAATTTGATTAAGACACCAATATTACATGTATTTCTTCACCCATGGTTAACATGGCTGATATAGTTTTTACTCAAGTTCTTGCATTATTGATAAACAGTGAATTTAATCGAAAGACTCTTCTCGCAACATTGTTTGCTCttcttttgatcattttttacATACTCTTATTCGTTTCGGAAATTCTACTCTTTATGTATGATCTCATCCTCCAACTATGATAAATACCTATAGCAAACAATGTTCTATTCAAATACTGCAGCATTCTGTGGGTTATTTCAATCATCCCTTAACCTGCACATATTCCTATCAACTAAAAGAAAAGAGGCAATATTTCTAACACCTACCATTTATTCATTTGTTACATTGAAAGATTTGATGTTTTATAACTTTGTTGTTAGGTTGCACTGCAGTTTTTGCGTAAGTTACTGAACTGTCTGGCTAAGATTTGAGTAACTGTGTCCTAAATTTCTTATTTGAGAACTTTCCTTGCTTTATTCTCAGCTTCCTCTTAGTGACTAAGATTGATAATGCAGAACTTGATTCAAATACAGCTAAAAAGATATAAATTACTATTAACAGTGACAGGAGCTATGAGGCGTGGCAACGCTCCTGCATATTTCTAGTTTTTACTCAGATACATCAGATTCAGCTAGAGGACAGATAATTCGAGTGGCTGCATTGTAGCACAACCTATCCCTAGTACTCTGACCATTAATGTGCAACTTGAGGTCTCACTACTTATCCCCTGGTATCATCACGGTTCAAAAAACCgacggtaaccgctcaaaaatcgtgATAACCGACCTTCTAGTctggttcggtttcagaaaccgaactataaccgaatttgaattcaaaaaaatttgaaaacaaaaataaaaaacaatctttaaaaaaaaactagacacaattctaagaccttctgtgaaaaaaaattcaaaaataatgtcgtttgcatcatattctatagagaggaagtttgaaaaaaatgaaaaaaattgaagcgtgcggctcagttattaactcatgtttaagaaaagtttaacatgcaaaaacatatttttcttgtttaaaacgtattttaagagaatctttaaaattaatttcactttatttagagttttattaatttctctatgatttttacaaagttcacaagcgtaaagtgaatatgttaagaaacaacactgtaattaattttttcatatctactattatttttcctacgtaaatcatagtataaataagttaatgaaagtggtttcactaattttgaggtgtgatgggtcagttatgaattaatctagtcgcaacacatttacacaatcacgcatgttacaataactaattcatgagttcatgtatttttaaaagacataggatcatgtaagaagactaacaaaattagtttcattatTTTTGTATTAGAAAAGAGTAAagtatgcatttaacttggtttaacaaatacaatttctcacataaaattttgaacttttttatgagtataaatacttttatcatgtagataatgttacaaggaaaccaacaaaatttgttttacttgatttgaagttcagataaattagttattgattttacaatattgagataatttttagattttttgttgaacttcactgaaaatcgagaaaactactcgataaatcgagaaaatcgagcggttaccgagaaaatcgagcggttatTGACAATgtggaaaattcgagaaaatcgtCCGATAAATcgaaaaaccgctcggtaaccgatccaaACCAACTGGTTACCGAACGGttaaaatcgtgatttttttccaaatttcaaattttatcaaataaattttatccaattttttttaattttaaccTGTTAACACGGTAACCGCGAATTTTTTTACCGCCGGAGCTAGCTACGGTCGGTAAGTGAACCTCGGCTATCATGGATTGTTTGACTTTCTCCGACGACGTGACAGGGAAATTACTTTATCGTGAGAAGGAAGCATTTGATCGACAAGTGGGTCTCTCTTACCTTACGATCAGGTGTCAATCCATCGGTCACTCAGTCATCCATCAATCCATCCGTCGTATAGCACCGACAGGGACGGTACCTCGAACCACGAAAAGGCGCTGTGGCCTTGGCCTGCGATTTTAGGCGGCGTTCGTTACACTAGCTGATCGTAGCCTCGCAAGTTGCATGTCAAACGGCGGGTGCGAACACTGTTTGGGGATTCCTGGCCGCACTGCACGAAAACTTGGGACGGCCGGAAAGAGCGGAAGtgaaaggctttgtagtggccTATTGTGATGCTGGCACGATAAGTGGCTGCAGTGGTGCAAAAAATTTTATTGCGGCGTGAATAGATTTCGGGTGACCAGGTGGTAAAAACTGGAACTTGATCTCGACATATTCAGAGGATGTACGATGTTGCTACATCAGTAAAATTCTAGGTAGAACAGAGAGAGCAACGGGCAGAAATTTGTGTGTCAAGTGAAAATAGTTTAAGAGGCAACTCAAGGCTCTCGTGATGATCACAGAGAGGCAACTTAAGAGAGGACACATGTAGAGATTGTTTTTGGCGCGTATGCTTGGTAAGGCTTCGGGGGGACGCACACGTTTCTGCGCGTGGGTGATTGGAGCCGGCGTCAGCGTCCCATTTACTAACTGTAAAATCGAGATATCATAAACCATGATTTAAAGGTCTGCAAGGGAACAAAGATTTCTTATTTCGTGTTTTTATaagaaaccaaattaaaatatatcttagttTGTTTGTGATAAGTAATTAATAAGTTTGTAGTCTTAGTTTGATAAGCTTTGGGTTGTATGAGCATGTTTATATGTTGTAAATATAACCATGTCCGATTAAAGGTGAAAAGGAAATAAAGTTTgtgtttttgtctctgagtccaggaACGGATAGTCCGCTGCGTAAAAAATTGTATataccggatagtctagtgatcagAGGTAGTGCACACCGGATCTTTTCATATATAGAGGCAAAACTTGGACTgtgcactggatggtccggtgttcaaagaatgtgaacaccagatcattttTCAGAAAGGTATGTTTTTTATGCCAGGTCAAGTTCGACCTGTCGGATGTTCCAACGATGGAGCTCAGTACACACCAGACAGTTTTTCAAAGAAGTCTGTTTTTTATGCTagagagaagatacacaccggatagtttggCGATGAGCAGAGTGAACACCAGAGGGTACATCGGACCATTTATCAGAGTGGTTGCAGAATATGATCTGATGCATatgtactcatcggataatctggtgatgagATTGGTACACACTGGAGGTTTCATTGGAGGATTTTCAATAAAGTTTTCAGCGGAGAAGTCAGTgcacacaccagatgatccggtgttcagagacGAGTATACACCGggacatctggtgttcataatTTTCATGGATTTGGTTTTTCGATAGGAATTTTGATGTTAGGCTAATTGGAAATGTTTTTGGAgatttggagaaatatgtttgcttgtctaatattgtgcaggtgatagatgcaatttGATGGTCAATGGCAAAATGATTAGGGCCAAGCGGAGAGTTGGGTGCTGGATAATCAAGAAGACCGGGCAGAGTCAAGGCTGATCCTGACTGTGtacatgaagatcaagcaaaatatggaaggaagaataaaaataatgtgGTGACAAAActaagcgaaagggatgccggtgcaagtggtaaTGCAGTCTGAGGGATCGGAAGTGGGAGATACTTGCCGACAGTCAAtatcacaagacggagtacacgtgtcaataTCAGAATGTTTGCTTGGGGTAAAAAAAAAGCagtagtgagtcacgctttgagaagcgtgcgaggggttttacggtttggcctcaaaactgtggaggGATAAATGCgcatggcatcatcgcgaagcaaatttcgaggcaaagctaagtcgtgaatgTATCACGATTGTTTAATGGACAAAgcagaaaatagaccaaaatacgcGTACAATAGTATAAATTTGGATCTTGCATCTCCTtgcctctaagtcatcaacttaAAGAGTTTCTTTACTCGATGACCATCTCTTAAGTTTCTTTCAAAGTTACGAATTTTTTTGATTAGGATCATGAAATGATCTTGAATAAACTCTTGTATTTATATTTTATCCATAGAGTCACATATTATcggttcttttctttttttttctctttattagctttcacttgaattttgaGTGCATTGGGTGAAGCAAAGGAAAAAGTCATCTAATTCGAAAAATATTGGTGATACGCCTATTTACTCTCTAATCATCAATCTCGATACTACAACAAAAGTAAAGAGTAATAACCAAGTTTTCTACTACATAAAACCCACCAAATTTTCAGGAAGACTTGGGGTTATATTTCACGATCAGAATAccaaaaaaagaggaggacaagaaaTCTCGTAAATTACTTTACAGGATAATGTGGTCGGGCGCGATGTTTCTGGGAAGATGCTTGAACATCTCGGCACATGTAGAAATTAGAAACCGCTGAAGCAACGACCAATTACCAAACATCAATTTGCTGGGCTGTGGCTTTAGATGGCGACTTTTGAGTGTCACCGCTTTGTacatttcctttttttaagaGGAAAGGTTTGAGCATTTCTAGCTTGGTGAAGCCTCCCTTTCAAGTTTCAGCTTTTGTACGTCTCATTCGACAAATCGGTTTTGGACGCTTGCAGGGAGTCATAGACAACCTCATGAAGGACAAAGTTTTCATGACAGTAGTGTCTGAATGTACTCTTCACATGGAGGCATTATAGGAATCCAAGAGAAATCATAGCTACAAGTCCTTATTCCATTTAGCGCTTTCTGCATTTTCCAAGATGTGGTTCCCGTATTCATTGGTCACTATGGGTAAGTGAGGAGACAAACACATTTAATGAGTATAACTTTTGTAGGGGCATGTGGAGACATGGTGCTGTCCTTAATACCCGTAcacaaatctaaaacaaacaaaaaaagaacggagggagtacaCCATCAGCAAGGCAAAGAAAAACTACTAACAGTTGCTTAAAGCTTCGTTGCATTTGGGCCGATAGGCGGGCGTTTAACCCAGAAAATCAGTCGTTGTTCTACTTTGTAGTTCGGTTGCTGGATAGGGATGTCGGCCGGAAAAGTTCCGGATCAAGAAGTCCCTGGACTTGGGCCGTAAAACCGAGCCAACCTGAAGTGGGTACAGCCGAAACTCGCTTTGGTCTTCACTCTTCAGATGGTCTGGGCCTCTACTCTCTATAGAAGAAAGCTCTAGTGAGGCCGTAGATCGCTGGGCTGGAGGTGTCGAgaggagagttttttttttacattttttaacttaaaaaattaaataaatagattttagaccaaaaaatttataaaaatagacatcTACCGCCCTCTCAAATAGTTGCAGCCCTTTTAAAATGGCGATTAGCCCTTACAGCCACCTGAGAGCCGGTTAGACTACTGTTCCTACAGTGAACAGTACTGCACCATAAAATTTCTCCTCCTATCTCCTTTGTTCGAAACAATGGTCTTATGTTgcttcaaaaattttaaaaaaatttgttcatgtttcataatctacgtacaatctattttaattggattcactaaaaagtatgtgtataatttaaactaaaattcttaaaaaaatgtacttttataacttttagaaattgttagggcatcaaataaattcctaaaaatctagaaaaattcactaatattcttcttatatgatagagtatttttttaaaaaaattattttcagctctttcagaGGGCGATAGGggtctatttttgtaaattttttcatccaaaatctatttatttaattttttaagttagaaaatgtaaaaaaaaactctcgaGAGGAAGATGGTAGTTGTTCCAGGCATCACTGGGTGTGACGTCGTTGCCGACGGCAAGGGGTCTGCAACTAAGAATGCAAGTGGGAACTGAAGACAGAGCAGTAGAACTTGTAATCCAACATCCATCCCGTTTCTCAGTCCCGATTGGATATTAGAATTGCGAAGCAAGAGTTTGCAATTGCATTTAGCATTCACGGTCATTTAACAACCTATTTCTGTCCTTGAGAAAAAAGAGTCCTATCTAATGCCAGCCTCCTAAACAAAGCAAAACCAAAACAATATTTCGAGAAAAGCACAGACCAAGCCCCTTCCGGAAATGATGAAATCCTCAACAAAGATATCCCAACTCGATAGACAAGCAACGCCGAGGCAAAAGCACCAGAAACACCATCCTTTAACCCAGGATAATTGGCCTTTGCAAAAGATGGCACGTCCATGGCACTGTTCGATTCGCTTTCATAGCTTTCATAGCTTTCAAGCTTTCGCAAAAAGCACAGAGAAAAAAGCCAAAGCTTGAACACCATCATCGCAATCATCTCTATGCTTAACCAAAGGTGAGAACCGTCATCATGAACATCACAAAAGCAAAGACATGAGACATCTTCTTCTTCACACAATTCACAAAGATAGCTGCATAATTTCATACAATAGTATACAATGATAAGATCTTGTTCTGTACAATAGTATACAATGATAAGATCTTGTTCTGTACAATAGTAGCAAACCAAGCACGTACATAATTTAACAAGTGCATCAAGACGGGAGCCTGAAAAGGCAGACAGAAGTAACCTTCAGCAAAGTGCAGTGATTTGGGGTGTGCCCACCAAGGGAAGGTTGATCACAGGACAGGTGGAGTTCCAACTCACAAATGGCAAAAGCAAGCCAGACAGCATAATTGCATCATCCAAAGCTTAACCGCACGATATAACCACACCATGAGGGGGCAGGAATAGCCACAGTGCGGCAACGGCAAGACCTTACCAGAAATCATGCATCAGAATCCCACAAAACAGAGTCTTTTGAGGCCTGCTGAAAGAAGCAAAAGCAGGATGCCTTCCTTCTCTTCCACACCCAGAAAAAAGCCATTCCAATAACAATGATGATAGTGACCTTACTTAAGtccatataaatatatacatgcaGAGTGGATCCTgaagatttttattttgtggAGCTTTACTGCAATACCACCACATCGCTGGCCACTTCAATTATCCAAGCCCTCCACACTGAGTTTCTTTGCCTCCATCTTGAGGAACTTCAGGTATCTGACTGCTTCCTCCAGCAAAGCAGGAGTATCCAATTGGTCTCCACCGGGGATTATTCCCCTAAGGACTGTGACCATCTTCTTGATCTTCTCATGAGTAAAATTTTCCATTGATCCATGGCAAACTGAACTCTTTCCAGAAATATACCTCATTTTCTTAAACATAGGCAGTGAAGATGAGTCGAAGGGACCACTTTCTAAGGGGTCAGGAGTACGCCCGGTACTCAcgacatcatcttcatcgctttctTCATCAGAGCTCAGCAGTGCATCGATTTCTTCTGAATCCTCCTTGAAAGATGAGGAGTGTTCTTCCAGGTTGCCAATGTCTTGGACAGAACTTCTGCAACCTACTTCACCATGGTATGGGAACGCATCGATGTTTGTGGGGTTCAGCTTGTCCACCAAGGCAGGATGATACATGACACGTCCTTTGTCATCAGTGTGATCAAAGATGATGAAGTTTCTGGGGCATACCATGGAAGGTTGGAATTCGATTACACCAAGCGGGCTTCGGATTTGAGGGCTTGGCATGCCTGAAGGGACACCTAAGGCAGGTGAAACAGGAACCCTGTAGTTGCATTGACCACCCTGAGGTCCATTTGCCATACAATTATCAGCTTCATGTCCATAAGCAAAGGAGGGGTTTCCAGTGAAAGCTGTTGGATCCCTCTGCATGGGTATGGCAGAAATTGGACACGAATGCACTTACGTATGTAAATCTACCTGATTTAATGCAGTGGCTACACTACCCTCAACAATCAGAATTCTAAAATATGCTCGCAGTTTGCAACAACACAGACTAAATATGTCCTACCACAAGGTAGCCATCATCACGACTGCACTGCTTTGTCGTTGCAACTTTCTATCAAAGTAGAAGCAAATAGCAGATTGAAAAACTAAACCCGGGTCCTTTGTCTAGACTACGTGACAGGCTTAAGCAATTGACGGAAGTACTCAGCCTGCAATTTAAACAACATGTTAGAATAGGAACAAAGTGCATAACAAGGTCCAGAAAGATGCATAAAATAACCAAGGACACGGATAATTTCAAAAGAACATGTAAATTGAATTTAAAGGTATATATATTTGATTCAGATACAAATCACCAAAAATATTTGTAAGGAGCATATGTACAGAACGTTGAATTACATCTATTATTCAAGCTAATTAAAAATGACATCGTCATATAACATCCTTATTAATAGACAATACTGCATTTAACAGAAATGGAAATAAGAAATATTGATCAAACTCATTTTTAGAGACATCAGGTTTTTTTATCCCAGGATAAAATAGTCTATGATCTCCTAGAACAGTTATACTTTATTTTGGAAACAGGGTCGTTTAGGACAATAATTAAATAGCTCACCTGGCACACTTCAATCAACTGGTAACAAGCAAAGATCCTAACATTCATTACTATTCTTCCCACTTCCTTCACAACACGGAATCTCTTAAGCTCAATCTTCACATACATTCTCAATCTTTTCACACGTATGTTGTCAAGCATAGAGAACACTAAAGAAAAAAGAGTCTTTAAATGCAGCCTCCTTACCTGCAGTACATGCCAAATAATTCAGAATACATTCTACATTAGGGAATATTCAGTAGATGAACATATGAGGTGCTCTTAGGAGAAAAAAATGCCATACACAATCACGCGGAAAAACACAAGAAGGCTGACAGACTTTTGGCTACTAAAGTAAGACGAGCGCAGGGGAGTCCACGGCATATTGTAGCTCAATGCTCAAATTCTGCTATATTCCTGGTGATCGTGAGTCTGTTATTAACATGGAAAATTAGCAACAGTTAGAAACTCATACGACTGTATATAATcaaaatatcaaatatgataCCCCTCAATGGAACCCCCTCAAGTATGACGTTTGGTAGTAGACCCAATTCATTCGTAGTATCTAGTACTCCTAACTAATCATGAATAAAAGAAGCCCTGAATTTCCAAAGGAATTCGCATGAGAAAAAACAGATTAACCAATCTCAGATTCCCAAGAACAGAATTCTAGACAAGGCTAAGGCTATACACGTGGATCATTCTCTGGTAAATAAATTAACTGGATAATCACATCGAGTTCATCAAAGAGTAGTAAACAACTATTCTTAATCAAAGTCTGACAAGGTTGAAAGAAAGCATCTATCTTGATTCTTAGCAGTATCTTATCAAGAAATCAACCAGGTATGCTCCGTAAGCAGCCACAGATTATGGATCGCCCAAACTTCACAATTCTAACAAGATCAAACCCTCAATCTACAAGCTACAGAGCAGGCAACACGCAGTCACAACAAGGAAGAAAGATCAAAGACAGGTCCAAGAAGCCATGTATTAGGACGAGAAAATTACAAACGAATCGAGCGGAATAGGGCGATCTCCAAGACGGGTCTTGACGAGGAGGCGCCGAACTCGTCACCGGGGAGATCAGAACCGGATCTTGGAGGAGACGGCGATCCTGAGGTGGCGACCTGGATGAGTTCGTGCTGCAGCACCAAGAAAGGAAAGAGCCGATTTGGGGGTGGAGGCCGACGAGGAGAATAGGAACAAAAGGGAAGATAGAAGACACAGAGGCGCACCGCGCTCAGCACTATGAGCGACTAGCAGCAAGAGGCGTGCGTGTTGACTGTGGAGTCACAGTGCAGTGGAGACATTTGGGTTGAGGCTAGTCAAGCTAGTGCTGCCTGCCTTGCCTGGAGCTGCATAAGACAAGAATTCTTTCACGTAGGTATTCTTATTTTCTTCaacatttttaatatattttttatagtttCTATTACGAAGGATTTCAAATAttattcctttcttttctttcacgaATCTTTTCGAAGAAAAACtattgaagatgagaaaaaataaagggaataggaaTGTAAAGATGAATCAGAACAGgaacgaaataaagagaatatggttaGGAATGGTCTAAGATTGTAGATGATAACTTTTTCCTTTTacttcttctcctttttattCGTGTGTAAATGTTTTTGGATTCGTTTGGCGTTAGTGAGCCATGCTGTGTATATGTAATAtcattttgtttggttggttgtgtGTTCTCAGCTTAGCTGAGAAGAGATTGTATTTAGTTACTCTTATAAGTACATGTTATATGAgattgaaagaaaaaagaaagtat
This region includes:
- the LOC133908246 gene encoding transcription factor bHLH144-like, yielding MQRDPTAFTGNPSFAYGHEADNCMANGPQGGQCNYRVPVSPALGVPSGMPSPQIRSPLGVIEFQPSMVCPRNFIIFDHTDDKGRVMYHPALVDKLNPTNIDAFPYHGEVGCRSSVQDIGNLEEHSSSFKEDSEEIDALLSSDEESDEDDVVSTGRTPDPLESGPFDSSSLPMFKKMRYISGKSSVCHGSMENFTHEKIKKMVTVLRGIIPGGDQLDTPALLEEAVRYLKFLKMEAKKLSVEGLDN